From Anaeromicrobium sediminis, one genomic window encodes:
- a CDS encoding oxaloacetate decarboxylase subunit alpha, whose protein sequence is MGKVKITETILRDAHQSLIATRLKTEEMLPILEKLDSVGYYALEMWGGATFDASLRFLNEDPWERLRTIRKHVKKTKLQMLLRGQNILGYKHYADDVVEEFVKRSISNGIDIIRIFDALNDVRNIRVALETTKREGAHAQAAISYTISPVHTVKTYMDLAKRMESMGADSICIKDMSGLLTPYLAYELVEGLKSVVNVPIELHSHSTSGLASMMYLKGVEAGANIIDTAISPFSLGTSQPPTESIVSTLEGTKYDTGLNLNALNEIAEYFAPIREKALETGLLNPKVLGVNIKTLTYQVPGGMLSNLVSQLKEQNALDKFDDVLKEVPRVREDLGYPPLVTPTSQIVGTQSVLNILTGERYKMIPKEVKEYVKGMYGKPTVPIKEEIIKKIIGDEKVITTRPADLIDPQLKSIRDEMKEYLEQEEDVLSYALFPQVAEKFFKYREAQKYKIDSEYVDKKEKTSPV, encoded by the coding sequence ATGGGAAAGGTAAAAATAACGGAAACTATTTTGAGAGATGCCCATCAATCTTTAATTGCTACAAGACTTAAAACGGAAGAAATGTTACCTATACTTGAAAAGTTGGACTCAGTGGGATATTATGCCTTAGAAATGTGGGGAGGAGCTACCTTTGATGCATCTTTACGATTTTTAAATGAGGATCCTTGGGAAAGACTTAGGACCATAAGGAAACATGTTAAAAAAACTAAATTACAAATGCTTTTAAGGGGACAAAATATACTTGGATATAAACACTATGCAGATGATGTGGTAGAGGAATTTGTTAAGAGGTCTATAAGTAATGGAATAGACATTATAAGAATATTTGACGCCCTAAACGACGTGAGAAATATTAGGGTAGCCTTAGAGACTACTAAAAGGGAAGGGGCCCATGCACAAGCTGCCATATCCTATACAATAAGTCCTGTACACACGGTTAAAACCTATATGGATTTAGCTAAAAGGATGGAATCCATGGGAGCTGACTCCATATGTATAAAAGACATGTCAGGATTACTCACTCCCTATTTGGCCTATGAATTAGTAGAGGGCCTTAAAAGTGTAGTAAATGTACCAATAGAACTACATTCCCATAGTACAAGTGGTTTAGCTAGTATGATGTATTTAAAGGGAGTAGAAGCAGGAGCTAATATTATAGATACGGCCATATCACCATTTTCATTAGGAACTAGTCAACCACCAACAGAATCTATTGTGTCAACCCTAGAGGGAACAAAGTATGATACGGGTCTAAATTTAAATGCTCTTAATGAGATAGCAGAGTATTTTGCACCAATAAGGGAAAAAGCCCTAGAGACAGGTCTTCTAAATCCTAAAGTTTTAGGTGTTAATATTAAAACTTTAACTTATCAGGTGCCAGGAGGTATGTTATCTAACCTTGTATCTCAACTAAAGGAACAAAATGCCCTAGATAAATTTGATGATGTATTAAAAGAAGTTCCTAGGGTTAGGGAAGACCTAGGGTACCCACCATTAGTAACCCCTACAAGCCAAATAGTAGGAACTCAATCTGTGTTAAATATATTAACTGGTGAAAGATATAAGATGATTCCAAAGGAAGTTAAGGAATATGTTAAAGGTATGTATGGAAAACCTACCGTACCAATTAAAGAAGAAATAATTAAAAAAATTATTGGAGATGAAAAAGTAATTACCACAAGACCAGCTGATTTAATAGATCCTCAATTAAAGTCCATAAGGGATGAAATGAAAGAGTACTTAGAACAAGAAGAAGACGTACTATCATATGCCTTATTCCCTCAAGTGGCAGAAAAATTCTTTAAATATAGAGAAGCGCAAAAATATAAAATAGATAGTGAATATGTAGATAAGAAAGAAAAGACTTCACCTGTATAA
- a CDS encoding BCCT family transporter, with protein MYKTATAIRRSIDFVSVSISFLVVLLLGSWLIFKPDSAVETIGAVKASTVKVLSPFYLWLGLGCLVYLLYFSFSKYGHIRFGNGKPEFNTFSWLVMMFCAGMGSSMMLWSVVEPLYYVSGPPLGAEPFSAKAYELAGTYGIFHWTFTAWGLFAVGAIPLCYRFYILKKPGLSLSAACEGVLGDKISGPIGKIIEIIVVFGILGGHGTTLVLGIPMIQNNVANLFGLPDTLATGMILIGIVTALFMTSSWLGLDKGMKNLSDWNAYAAIALAVYFLTVGPTLFQINLFTNAIAFMSNNFLSMSLWTDPVNQGGFPEGWTSFYWAWWLALGPWMWIFTTRISRGRTLRQVMLGMLIAGSAGCMLYFGAIGGYTLDLQLGGELDLVASLAEYGQPQTITNLVLTLPLGKIILFVWALIAIVFLATTLDSSSYTLAATTTKGLCEGEHPARMFKLFWAIMLAVIPCSLLFAGASLTAFQSLAVLTATPIAIFTIIALIGGAKWIFRDYGALTREQIILQENKKIDMPV; from the coding sequence GGTGCTCTCGCCTTTTTATTTGTGGTTAGGTTTGGGCTGCCTTGTTTATCTTTTATACTTTTCTTTTTCGAAATACGGGCATATTAGGTTTGGTAATGGTAAGCCTGAATTTAATACATTTAGCTGGCTTGTAATGATGTTTTGTGCAGGTATGGGATCAAGCATGATGTTATGGTCAGTTGTAGAGCCATTATATTATGTATCTGGTCCGCCTCTTGGAGCAGAACCTTTTAGCGCAAAAGCCTATGAATTGGCAGGAACATATGGTATATTTCATTGGACATTTACTGCATGGGGACTATTTGCCGTTGGTGCAATTCCGCTTTGCTACAGATTTTATATCCTGAAAAAACCAGGGCTATCTCTATCGGCAGCCTGCGAAGGCGTGTTGGGAGATAAAATATCAGGCCCAATTGGAAAGATTATCGAAATAATAGTTGTATTTGGCATTTTGGGAGGACACGGTACAACCCTTGTACTAGGTATCCCAATGATTCAAAATAATGTTGCAAACCTTTTCGGACTTCCTGATACATTAGCAACGGGTATGATTCTTATAGGAATCGTTACAGCGTTATTTATGACAAGTTCATGGTTAGGTCTTGATAAAGGAATGAAAAACCTTTCAGACTGGAATGCTTATGCTGCAATCGCGTTAGCTGTATACTTCCTTACTGTTGGACCTACCCTTTTCCAGATAAATCTTTTCACTAATGCTATTGCATTTATGAGTAATAATTTTCTTAGCATGAGTTTGTGGACAGATCCTGTTAATCAGGGAGGCTTCCCGGAAGGATGGACGTCATTTTACTGGGCTTGGTGGCTTGCTCTTGGTCCATGGATGTGGATATTTACTACAAGAATTTCTAGAGGTAGAACGCTGCGCCAAGTAATGCTTGGTATGCTAATTGCTGGAAGTGCGGGATGTATGCTTTATTTTGGAGCTATAGGCGGTTACACTCTTGACCTTCAGCTTGGCGGAGAACTTGATCTTGTTGCTTCTCTTGCTGAATACGGTCAACCTCAAACTATTACAAATCTAGTATTAACGCTTCCTTTAGGTAAGATTATTCTGTTTGTGTGGGCATTAATCGCAATAGTATTCTTGGCTACAACACTTGATTCATCATCTTACACTTTAGCGGCTACAACAACAAAAGGGCTGTGCGAAGGAGAGCATCCTGCTAGAATGTTTAAACTATTTTGGGCTATTATGTTAGCAGTTATTCCTTGTAGTCTTCTTTTTGCCGGTGCTTCATTGACAGCCTTCCAATCTCTGGCTGTTTTGACAGCGACTCCGATAGCAATATTTACAATTATTGCCTTGATAGGCGGAGCTAAGTGGATTTTCCGTGATTACGGCGCTTTAACAAGAGAGCAAATTATTTTACAGGAAAATAAAAAAATAGATATGCCAGTATAA
- a CDS encoding aldehyde dehydrogenase family protein, which produces MSNETNQNAAAYVAELVERARKAQEVLEDYSQEQVDKLVAAVVWNIVKDGPAQEISKLAVEESRMGNFEGKYNKLMAKGKGALRDMIGKKSVGVIEVDEEKQIMKIAKPVGVIGALIPCTNPEATPTVKVSHALKGRNAIILSPHPRTKKTNTFIANIMRETLKKYGAPEDLVIAMEEPTMDISNELMKQCDMVLATGGAGLVKSAYSSGTPAYGVGAGNAVIVVDETADIKDAAHKIMLSKTFDFATSCSAENSLVVQESIYDELIEALKAEGGYLTNAKEKEKLQNAVWVDGHLNAKIIAQSAQTIADVAAITIGNDRKFIMVEENGVGKDHPFSGEKLSVVVAIFKYNDFEEAVNRVNEITRYQGMGHSCGIHSFNEDHIMQLALKTKVSRMNVNQGQSLANTGNWFNGMPFTTSLGCGSWGGNSVSENITWKHLINTTWVSKHFTPVVPTDEELFGDVMLED; this is translated from the coding sequence ATGAGTAATGAAACTAATCAAAATGCTGCAGCATATGTAGCAGAACTTGTAGAAAGAGCCAGAAAAGCACAAGAGGTACTTGAAGATTATAGTCAGGAGCAAGTGGATAAGTTGGTTGCTGCTGTTGTATGGAATATTGTAAAGGATGGTCCTGCACAAGAAATATCTAAATTGGCTGTAGAAGAATCTAGAATGGGTAACTTTGAAGGAAAATACAACAAACTTATGGCAAAAGGAAAAGGTGCCCTTCGCGACATGATCGGTAAAAAATCTGTTGGCGTAATTGAAGTAGATGAAGAAAAACAAATCATGAAAATTGCAAAACCAGTAGGGGTTATTGGTGCTTTAATTCCTTGTACAAATCCTGAGGCAACACCTACTGTTAAAGTATCTCATGCATTAAAAGGAAGAAATGCCATTATATTATCTCCACATCCTCGTACAAAGAAAACAAATACTTTTATTGCAAACATAATGAGAGAAACACTAAAAAAATATGGTGCTCCTGAAGATTTAGTAATTGCAATGGAAGAACCTACTATGGATATTAGTAATGAATTAATGAAGCAGTGTGATATGGTTCTAGCAACTGGTGGAGCAGGACTTGTTAAATCTGCTTATTCATCTGGTACACCAGCTTATGGTGTAGGTGCTGGTAATGCTGTAATCGTTGTAGATGAAACTGCTGATATCAAAGATGCTGCACACAAAATTATGTTAAGTAAAACTTTTGACTTTGCAACAAGCTGTTCTGCAGAAAACTCATTGGTTGTTCAAGAAAGCATATATGATGAGTTAATCGAAGCACTTAAAGCAGAAGGCGGTTATTTAACGAATGCTAAAGAAAAAGAAAAACTTCAAAATGCTGTATGGGTAGACGGACATTTAAATGCAAAAATCATCGCACAATCTGCGCAAACTATTGCAGATGTAGCAGCTATTACTATTGGTAATGACAGAAAATTCATCATGGTTGAAGAAAATGGTGTTGGAAAAGACCATCCATTCTCTGGAGAAAAACTTTCTGTAGTAGTAGCAATATTTAAATATAATGATTTTGAAGAAGCTGTAAATAGAGTAAACGAAATAACAAGATATCAAGGAATGGGTCACTCCTGCGGTATTCACTCATTCAATGAAGATCATATTATGCAGCTTGCACTTAAAACAAAGGTAAGCCGTATGAATGTAAATCAAGGTCAATCACTTGCAAATACAGGGAACTGGTTCAATGGTATGCCATTTACAACAAGTCTTGGCTGCGGATCTTGGGGTGGAAACAGTGTTTCTGAAAACATTACTTGGAAGCATTTAATCAATACGACTTGGGTATCAAAACATTTTACTCCTGTTGTACCAACGGATGAAGAATTATTTGGAGATGTTATGTTAGAAGACTAA